TGAACCATAAAAGTGTCCTTTATAGCAATATGATAGTGTCAGTGTTTCCACATCTACCGCCCCTCTAGATAATGGAGGAAATTAACTCACTTGGGTGCACAGAAATTCAGTCACAGCCTGCTGTCCCTCTGTCTCCAACTATCCATGATGTTCCCACACTGAGAGATGGGGAGTGTTACCATGTCTTCATCAGCTACAGCAGCACTGACTACCAGTGGACACACTTCTTGATCGAGCAGCTGGAGTCCTTCGGCTTACAGGTCTGCTACCATGAGCGGGACTTCATTCCTGGCCGCACTGTGTTGGAGAACATGTCTGACTGCATCCAGGAGAGCCAGAAGGTCCTGCTGGTTCTCAGTTCAGAGTTTGTGAGGAGCCGCTGGTGTCTCCTGGAGGCCAACATGTCTCTGTTCAGGGACTGTCTGGAGAGGAAGCCCATCATCCCAGTGCTGCTGGAGCCAGGAGTCTCTATTCCTCTCCACCTCTGCCACCTCACCTACCTGGAGGCCAACAACCCCGACTTTAAGAATAAGCTGCTCAAGGTGCTCTGCACCCCCAACCAGCAGCTCCAAGGCTCCACTGTGGTCCCCTTCCAGCCTCCCTCTATCTACAATGGGAAGGCCCTGCAGCCTTTGACTGCTGTCAATGTTGAACGACTCAATAAATGGGATTGTGGTCAGTTCAGTGACATGGAGGTGCCAGATCAACTGCGCCTGGTCATTGAGGACCACAACAAGTACAGAGAGGCTGTGAGGATCATCAACAGTGTCTCTCAGAATAGAGTGTACACAGTCTGGGTTAGAGGACTGATGCTCACTGCTGTTTGTCTGCTTCTTGTATTTATGATAGCTATATTCTCATTCATGACAGGCACATTAATAGCTCAATCcaaacaagagaaaacaaataattCGGCTTACACTATTGCATGTCTGTTTTTGGTTTCATTGGGGTTGATTATTCAGGTCCTTTTGTGGAAAAGGGATGAAATGATTTACATAGTGAGGGAGCTGCAGAAAGCTGTAGGTAAAGCAAACTTAATTATCTCTGAGGAGAAGGTGTTAATGGGATGTTGCTCCAATTCAAATATCTATCTGGTGTATGTTTCTCTGGAGGGCTGCAAACAGGAGTttgcagaaacattttctaaGCAGGATGGTGCAGAGGAAATGTTTCAAAGAGCTCTGATGTTCTTCTCATCAGGTTACACCTGCTGCCTTGCTAAAAAGCACTTTCCCTTTCCCCAGCCCAGCTCTTCTGGTCACCTGGAGGGTGgggtgtgtttctgtcagtaTGTCTCCCAGCAGCTGAGTAAAGAGAAATGGGAATAGCAGAAACATGATGGACCTTCTATTACCCCATCAGTAATCGCTAATATCTTTGATTTAAATCAAACTCATGGCTCTTGATAATCATTCGACTGTCAAAACTAAAAATGATTAGGCGCATGAGCTCAGGGCAAATTTGACTGATGAATGGTGGGAAAAACCAGTGCATAGTATAGTTCAGTGACTCCACATGCCAGACTACATTTTATACAATTTAAGGGGTTACACAGAATCCACCGAAGCAAATCTTAACTTTCTGAAATATATCCAAATTTTGCAGACCTGTGTGACAGATGTCATGCCTCCCCTGTGATTTGTGTCATGTATTCTGTTTTTTCCAGACTGCACAAATTCTGGACAGACTTATTTCGAAAAATAAGAACCGTGGAGCATCTTGGGAAGTTATACTTGAGTATAGGTTTTACAAATAAGGAAATTCTTAACTTTTTGGCACATCAGAATCACATTGTAATAagtatcaggaccctgaaaagatactgcaagagaACCACAATGATTGGAGGAAATTGCCTCTTTTGTGGCAGAGGAAAAGGCTCTGAGGGTTCCCCTTTCATTATTTTCCCGAAGTAAAAATTAACGATTTATTCTCGTAAATAGGGAGGTCAAAGAAATGGGAATAGCTAATACATAAAAGAACTGGAATGACCCTAAAGTTATGAGTCACTGGGTTTCATATTTCTTATTATAATAACCCAACATATAaaacttcaaacattttttccttttgcttATGGCTTATTATTTCTCTAGTTTATATCCCTGTTTATATATTctctatttaaaaatgttttttttctcaatctAATCTGGGGGaacaacacatttgttttgatgtaAAACTCTGCATTAAATAAGACAGActgttaacatttaacattgaGTGGAGCATTGTTCGTCCATGAGCGTATCGGTACCTTCTGTCACTGGCCCTTTAAGACACctggaataaaagaaaaacaaaagtgagaaTGGTTTCCAGTTTCTGCTTCCTGATTGAACTTTCTGTCCTTGCTCAACCACTCAGTGTGATCATTCTTTGTGAGTTTGCCTGAAATAAGATTGTTATGGACAGGTATGATGTATGATATGTTTTTGCTCTTTATTCTAAAAAAAGATCAGTTTtacactgtttctgttttgtttttgagctaAATCAAGAGAGTAGTAAAGGCTGTCCTGGAGCTGTTTCTTTATCAATGTACATAAATATTTGTATCTGTTATGTGTACATTCACTTTATTCAGTCATTCTCCCATTATAAATCTCAGTTACACATCTAAAGTTGTATTTTGCTTCAATGAGTGCATTGATACTAACTCACTATAGGCCACTTACTTTGTATAAGAACAGCTCTAAgttgtttaaatattcattattcTGCAGTGAGTGATCTGACAACACACTTATTTCGATTTTGAAAACTGTCATGACTGAAATTCATCCCTTTTACTCAAACCTAGACCTGTTTTGAATCAGTTATTATTGTGTCACATGTGGgagtaaagaaaatgaatatcTCTGTTTGAATGAATTATATTTTCCAAATTCAAGATTCAAAGAAAGGGACAATTAATTCTTGTGATCATTGTTTAACATATTAGTGCAGGACTTTTCATCTAACTGACTGTAGTACCTTTGACATGAAGGAAGAATttcaaaaagtgtattttagaTGAGATGACATGGCATGTACTGTACTGTAGGGGGAAATTTGCCTTGGAATGaagtgcagagaaaacacagctcTGTGCAACTCAAAACTCGCAATGAATTGAATCCTATGCAGTAGAGTTGTATCGttacttacattttaaaaaacataacaCAAGACAGGACCAACGTTAGAAAAAACTATTACGAtatcaaaaaatacaataaaacagataaattCCCAGATGCACTTAAGAAAATGCTATTCATTCTTTAAAGGAAGAGCAATGCtacactttttctgttttcttttcaagctAAATCAAGAGATGCATGAAGGTTatgaattgaaataaaagacTTAAGGCAAAATACAtctgtaaaatatataaaatgttgaATTCTGTGCATGAACTGGTTCAACAGGGGTCAAGTTCAGCAGTGTGACTGATGGAAGGAAGGAGAGCTGTGAGTGGTTACTCCTGCACTTAAAGCCTCTGTAACATCTGCCTGaaggcaacacaaaaaaaaacaagtgcaagAGCCAGctgaagcagctgcagagcactAGATTACTTTATGAAACTTTCATCTGAGGATGATAGGATTTTCTGAATTACTTTGGGAGTTTTCAAAGATCGTAAATGATCGTAAGATATGTAAATGTccatcagattaaaaaaaaatcacattgatGAATGAAACGTTGccctcctcttttttaaaattaaaatatgtcaCTGTAATTCCATATGTTTTGTCACATATACTTATGAAACATTACTGCATACAATGAATCAATTTATTTTCCACAGATGTGTTATTGTATtttgattcatgattcaaagtaaAACTCTTGCTTTGACTCAAATCATGATCTTGAATTTCATTGTTTATTGTCTGAAAACCAGTttcaatgtttacaaaaaacTTGGGTTGTGTCACTTCTATAGAATTGTAAGCTGAGTAAACTAAGCAAGTGGTTCATGTTGTTGATTGGTGACTTGTGCAAGAATAAAGACACATCACATTGCTAAATTTGtattgcttttctttcttttctattaCATTAGTTTGTCATTGCAGACAATGGAGCCAATGAACTCCAGACTGTCTCCATACAGTCATGATCTTCCCACACTGAGAGATGGTGAGTGTTACTGTAGTGAGGggttctctccctccctgccgCTGTGTGGCACTGTGCTAGGTTAACCGGCAGGTAAATGACGGGGCGGTGCCATGTGCACCATTAAATACAGGTGGGGTCATACCtggctctctctcgctcctttcGTTTCCACTCGCGGTGGATCGCTGTGGCGCGGCAGAGCCCGGTTGTTTGTTGTGGCAAGCCCGGTTGTTGGTGAAGTGGTTTTGGTCCGAAAGTGGCCGTGGCGCTCGTTGTTCCTTCCCAGAGTGGCTGTCTGCTGGTGCCGTGTGAGACGGGTCGCTCTGTTGGGATCTGTTTGGGTGGTTGTGTGTGCTCCTGTGTTGTTGAGCCTCGGCCTTTGAGGCTCTAACCCTTCAGTGTCCTCGAGGTGTGCCCACATCTTTAAAAATTGAGGCTTGGGTCGTGATTTTGGCCCGTCATCGGCCATCGTCATCTAAGACTGCTGTTTTTGCTACCGGAAATATTctcacaacaacagctgctctctGAGAATATTTAATAATTGGTTGGCTCTCTCATGAACAACGTTAGACTGTGGTGGCCTGTAACAATTCTGTGGTGGCCTGTTACACATCTGTTGCGGCCAGTTCGGCTCATTCTAACCAGGACATAACATATTTGGTTTATGCCTATATCTGTCTGGTTTTGAACACTCTCTAACCTGCGATTTCAACATGAGCTATGAATCTTAGTATTGTTTACTTTGTGTTGaattaatatttttgtttcattgctTTGCTAGTTAATttggtgtttgtttatttctttggttatttattttcattattgattGCCTGCACTGGTTTCTTTTATGTTTAGCACTTAATGGCTTGATGTTATTAACCCCTATTTCTTTGTGGTCAGGTGCTGAGGGCCTACAGCGGCAGTCCAGTTCCCTGGTGGTGGTTCTTCACAatcccttttttgttgttgttgtggtgtgcAGTGTCAGGGCTGGTTAATTTAAGTTTGGTTCCCCTGCCGCATGGTAAGCCTCAGCCCTGTCCCCCCTCCCTGGTCAAGTGCTATTATTTTACTAGTTCTATTAAAGTTATTATTCATCTGCAGTAtattatgttttctcttttgattttgaaTATATTTGCAATCAGTTGATGtatcttattctgttaaataAACTTTTCTTAATTTTAACTTGAAACCGTCTCTTGCCCTGTGGTATATTTTTCGAACCTGTGTGACCctagtatttacattttaacttcAGAATTTCCTGGGGGCGAAATTCCCCCAGGTGGCGTTGTCGCAAACAATTAATCTACCGCTCCTGCTACATTACCATGTCTTCATCAGCTACAGCAGCACTGACTATGAGTGGACCCACTCCCTCATTGATCAGCTGGAGGCCTGCGGCCTGCTGGTCTGCTACCATGAGCGTGACTTCACTCCAGGCCGCACCGTGTTGGAGAACATGTCTGACTGCATCCAGGAGAGCCAGAAGGTCCTGCTGGTTCTCAGTTCAGAGTTTGTGAGGAGCCGCTGGTGTCTCCTGGAGGCCAACATGTCTCTGTTCAGGGACTGTCTGGAGAGGAAGCCCATCGTCCCAGTGCTGCTGGAGCCAGGAGTCTCTATTCCTCTCCACCTCTGCCACCTCACCTACCTGGAGGTCAACGACCCCGACTTTAAGAATAAACTGCTCAAGGTGCTCTGCACCCCCAACCAGCAGCTCCAAGGCTCCACTGTGGTCCCCTTCCAGCCTCCCTCCATCTACAATGGGAAGGCCCTGCAGCCTTTGACTGCTGTCAATGATGAGGAACTCTACAAATGGGATTGTGGCCGGTTCAGTGACATGGAGGTGCCAGATCAACTGCGCCTGATCATTGAGGACCACAACAAGTACAGAGAGGCTGTGAGGATCATCAACAGTGTCTCTGAAAACAAAGTTTGGCTGCTCCCTCTCTGGGTTAGAGTACTGATCTACATCGCTGGTGTCATTAAatggtgttttttaaattaatatcaTTGCCTGCCTTAATGCTAGTTAAATTGAATCAAGAAGAGTTTTTGCAAAGCAATCTAAATACTTATGAAATGCATGTGATTATGTTTTCTagtctgttttgtgtttcatttgggTTTATTATTCGGCTTGGTCTCTGGAAAATGGACGATAAGAATTATATTCTGAGGGAGCTGCAGAAAGCTATAGGTCAAGCAAGCATGTTGCTCTCTGAGGAGAAGGTGTTAATTGGATGTCGGTCCAATTCAAAACTCTATCTCGTGTATGTTTCTCTGGACGACTGCAAACAGGagtttacagaaacattttctgagcAGGATGATGCAGAGGAAATGTTTCAAAGAGCTCTGATGTTCTTCTCATCAGGTTACACCTGCTGCCTTGCTAAAAGAGAATTTCCCTTTCCCCCGCCCAGCTCCTCTGGTCACCTGGAGGGaggagtgtgtttctgtcagtaTGTCTCCCAGCAGCTGAGTAAAGAGAAATGGGAATAGCAGAAACATGATGCACCTGAAAAgccacactttgtttttttttcttttctttttaaacctgtttATGGCATTTCCTTTCCCATTAATTCTGTTCTAGTTCCCTTCCATTGTTCCTGCATAAAAGATTTGGAACATTTGATCACCACCCGCAGGTTTGACATTTTGTAGAGATATTCATGTATAAGGCCTCTGGCAGAATATGTCACAGCAGCTGATCAGAGGAGAGTTTCAATACAGCggcaaaaacggctcctccttacctgaACTCTCTCATCCTGGTATAcacttatgctgcattcatgtggtgttggacacattggaaaaacgagtttccgagttgtaaaatgcacatgaacacctgctcaagtcggaacaacaagtcggaaactcggaaaagaattaggttcccgacttcccgacttgaaGTCAGAATCATCATCAAatgggggcaaaatatgtttcgttaatgttaacattctttttattaattcatgtaatgcacatcaactttttgctcaaatataacttttaacagtaacatttcactgatcttcttcatACCATCAACGCTTTTTGGTGCTACTGTTACAACATTccgactttccgaactgaaatcacatgaacacactgaagtcggaagaacaaCTTCCCAACtaggaaacttggaccacccgagcatcacttgaatgcagcattaatCCCACCcgctacgctctgccaatgaaaggcaccATGTCTAACCTTCACAACAGGTccctaagtctctaactagatTCCTCTCCTTTGTAGTCCCCCAGTGGTGGAATAAATTACTCAACTCTATTTGATTTGCAGAGTCCCTTtgaacctttaagaaaaagctaaagacccagctctttcatgtaAACCTGCGCACTTAATGATTGTGATTGGTCTGATGAAGATATTGATGACAAAAATGACGACAAATATGTCTTTCGGATGTtgttgatgctgattagaattCTCATGAGAAGCTAtcgatgttgttgatgttgatgataaTACGtatataattttttaaacatgctttgtctctgtgcactgcctCTTAGCACCTGCGTCTGTTTCAAAcgtaaagctgtttgtttgctctcactgacattgtttcctcctctctaggtCCTAGCGTGTGTTGTACACACTCCTTGATATAAGTTGCTTTTGACAAAgatgtctgctaaatgaattgtagagttGTAGGAAAATTATTGGACAATAAAAAACTATTAACTTTCAAACCTATTtaggtttgtttttaatctcataTAACCAAATTCCAAATTCTGTAGCACTTTAAAATAGATTCACCAAAGCCCTACAACATTAAGCAGTCaacgtgtttcttttttttaaaactttaagtcACCCGatcaatgttttcttcttaTCTCATCTGACGTTGATTTTGTACAATCGACTGAGAGCTATAAATTCATATTTGAAGCCTTTTAAACATCAGAACTGACGCTGTCCCTTTAAGAAACCTGAGACAAGAGCAGCGAGGTTGTTTTccagtttctgtttcctgttttaactTTCGGTCGTTGCTCAACCACTCGTGTGTCTGCCGGTAATAACATTGTGATGGACAGGTATTAGTTCTACATTGCTATGCACTAtatgatgttttgtgtgtgtgccattcattctttaaaaaaaagagcaattcttcaccttttctgttttcttttcaagcCACATCAAGTTAAGCTTGGAAGCTGACCTGTAGCTGTTCTATTTCTTTTATCAATTGacataaatattttcatctgTTATGtacacatttaatttatttttgctgttatGACTTCCATGGCCCTTCATAACTTATAATAACTTGTATTTTCCTGATACAACTACGATTATCCTCTTTATAAACCATTAGTCCTCTTGCTTTGTAAAAAGTTGAGCACTTCCTTCTCTGAGTACGGCTTACTCTGCATTGGTGATGTGACATAATACTTGTTTTATTATGAATTTTATTCAAACTAGAGTTAATTGTGAATCTTTGCTTTTTGGGTTTTAGTTCTCATTTTGTAGTTTAAATTGTAATAATCATTTTAGCTGGAGGGTTCATGTTTGTCACAAACCTAGACCAGTTTTAGAATCAGTTGTTCTGTGTTACATGAGTGagtaaaaaagtttaaatctcAGGTAAAATGAACTGCATTTTTTCACGTTAATGAAACCAGGAAACAAGATATAAAAGCTCAAGTGAAGGTTTGAAGAAAGGGACACATTATTGTGATCACTGTAGCTTTACATGTTAGTGCTGGACTTTTCATCTAACTGAGCCCGATGACTTTGACAGAAACAAAGGTTGTTTACTTTAGGAAACTTTCAATTGAGGATGGTATGATTTTTCTAAAAGAGGTACATTCTGGGTGTTTCAACACTATAAAACGTTCTTTTCAgtgaaaatatgcaaatgaatcAAACTTACAGAAAGTAATCACATtcataaatgaaatgtttcctcctcctaTAATATTAAAATGCGTAATGgtgtgtttccttgtgttttgtCACAGTTACAGTATGTAGTATTCATTATTCAAAGTAAATGTCTGCTGTGACTTAAAATCATGTTCTGGaatttcattgtttattttctgaaaaCCAGCTGCAATGTTTggttatattatattacatacatacaaatcattaaaatattattattttatgagtaaaataagaaaatggtTAATGTTATTGTTTGTCTGGTAGTcgtgtaaaaaataaagaacacacTCTGTTGTCCCCCTGTCTACAGTCACGATGTTCCCACGCTGAGAGATGGTGAGTGTTACCATGTCTTCATCAGCTACAGCAGCACTGACTATGAGTGGACCCACTCCCTCATTGATCAGCTGGAGGCCTGCGCTCTGCTGGTCTGCTACCATGAGCGGGACTTCATTCCTGGCCGCACCGTGTTGGAGAACATGTCTGACTGCATCCAGGAGAGCCAGAAGGTCCTGCTGGTTCTCAGTTCAGAGTTTGTGAGGAGCCGCTGGTGTCTCCTGGAGGCCAACATGTCTCTGTTCAGGGACTGTCTGGAGAGGAAGCCCATCGTCCCAGTGCTGCTGGAGCCAGGAGTCTCTATTCCTCTTCACCTCTGCCACCTCACCTACCTGGAGGCCAACAACCCCAACTTTAAGAATAAGCTGCTCAAGGTGCTCTGCACCCCCAACCAGCAGCTCCAAGGCTCCACTGTGGTCCCCTTCCAGCCTCCCTCTATCTACAATGGGAAGGCCCTGCAGCCTTTGACTGCTGTCAATGATGAGGAACTCTACAAATGGGATTGTGGTCAGTTCAGTGACATGGAGGTGCCAGATCAACTGTGCCTGATCATTGAGGACCACAACAAGTACAGAGAGGCTGTGAGGATCATCAACATTGTCTCTGAAAACAAAGTTTGGCTGCGCCCTCTCTGGGTTAGAGTACTGATCTACATTGCtggtttcatatttgttttcctcttaGTATCCTTTTCTACATACTTGTCGGCTATAAtcagttttaattattttttggcCCCAAAACTTAATACCTATGGAGTATGTGTGCTCATTATAACTCTGCTATTCTGTGCTCCAGTGGGGTTTATTATTCAGCTTGGTCTCTGGAAGATTGATGATGAGAAGTATATTctgagggagatgcagaaagctATAGGTCAAGCAAACATGTTGCTCTCTGAGGAGAAGGTGTTAATGGGAAGTCGGTCCAATTCAAAACTTTATCTGGTGTATGTTTGTCTGGACAATTGCAAACAGGAGTTTGCAGAAACATTCTCTGAGCAGGTTGTTGCAGAGGAAATGTTTCAAAGAGCTCTGATGTTCTTCTCATCAGGTTACACCTGCTGCCTtgctaaaaaacattttccctttCCCCAGCCCAGCTCCTCTGGTCACCTGGAGGGaggagtgtgtttctgtcagtaTGTCTCCCAGCAGCTGAGTAAAGAGAAATTGGAATAGCAAAAATGGACCAAAGTATTAAGAGTCACCTCTAGTAGTCATTCAGGAGACACtggtattttttctttattacctGCTTATGGCATTTAAATTTCCATTAACTCCTTGTCAATGCTCTGTatacatttgaaacattaaatACCTGATTAGATGTTCGTGTTATAATGCCTCTGGACAACCAATTCTATCTTAAAGGTATAGTATGTAGAATTGTaagacaatgtttacattcaaatatctaaattaattaaaaattgactaagcCTAcgatatatacatatacacatatatgtatatatatatatatatatatatatatatatatatatatatatatatatatatatatatatatatggcttcaacaaatcaaaaataacTGGTAGGTCTCTTTCTAGAACAGCTGTTGGATAAGACTTCTCGTCTTCATGAACACAACAGATAGTGATGGTGTCATTGTTGCGGTCAATGTTGGGTGGTACAAACGTCCTGTGTACCAGTGTCTAATCACAGAGTTGAAGAAGGCCCTAAGAGTGGTTccaataaattaaatgttttgcattttaatagaacagtcatttttttttagctcatttTCAATGTGAGGACATTTGTGTCATCTTAGCAGAGTTTTTGGGGGCACATGGGTTAAGTATGGC
This genomic interval from Labrus mixtus chromosome 4, fLabMix1.1, whole genome shotgun sequence contains the following:
- the LOC132972781 gene encoding uncharacterized protein LOC132972781 isoform X1, with translation MNDKIMEEINSLGCTEIQSQPAVPLSPTIHDVPTLRDGECYHVFISYSSTDYQWTHFLIEQLESFGLQVCYHERDFIPGRTVLENMSDCIQESQKVLLVLSSEFVRSRWCLLEANMSLFRDCLERKPIIPVLLEPGVSIPLHLCHLTYLEANNPDFKNKLLKVLCTPNQQLQGSTVVPFQPPSIYNGKALQPLTAVNVERLNKWDCGQFSDMEVPDQLRLVIEDHNKYREAVRIINSVSQNRVYTVWVRGLMLTAVCLLLVFMIAIFSFMTGTLIAQSKQEKTNNSAYTIACLFLVSLGLIIQVLLWKRDEMIYIVRELQKAVGKANLIISEEKVLMGCCSNSNIYLVYVSLEGCKQEFAETFSKQDGAEEMFQRALMFFSSGYTCCLAKKHFPFPQPSSSGHLEGGVCFCQYVSQQLSKEKWE
- the LOC132972781 gene encoding uncharacterized protein LOC132972781 isoform X2; this translates as MEEINSLGCTEIQSQPAVPLSPTIHDVPTLRDGECYHVFISYSSTDYQWTHFLIEQLESFGLQVCYHERDFIPGRTVLENMSDCIQESQKVLLVLSSEFVRSRWCLLEANMSLFRDCLERKPIIPVLLEPGVSIPLHLCHLTYLEANNPDFKNKLLKVLCTPNQQLQGSTVVPFQPPSIYNGKALQPLTAVNVERLNKWDCGQFSDMEVPDQLRLVIEDHNKYREAVRIINSVSQNRVYTVWVRGLMLTAVCLLLVFMIAIFSFMTGTLIAQSKQEKTNNSAYTIACLFLVSLGLIIQVLLWKRDEMIYIVRELQKAVGKANLIISEEKVLMGCCSNSNIYLVYVSLEGCKQEFAETFSKQDGAEEMFQRALMFFSSGYTCCLAKKHFPFPQPSSSGHLEGGVCFCQYVSQQLSKEKWE